In Monomorium pharaonis isolate MP-MQ-018 chromosome 3, ASM1337386v2, whole genome shotgun sequence, a genomic segment contains:
- the LOC105828828 gene encoding FACT complex subunit spt16 isoform X1, giving the protein MANVSLDKDMFFRRMKRLYVAWKDGEVGTDDSFNKMDCLVSAVGTDEDIVYSKSIALQTWLLSYELTDTIMLLAEESINFLASKKKIEFLRKVENQNTEETGVPPVKLFVRDRSDEDKANFAKLIEVMKQSKKGKTLGVFSKENYPGAFMDAWRAALKSESFDTVDVSAAAAYVMCPKEDSEIITIKKACLISVDVFTKYLKDQIMEIIDSDKKVKHSKLAEGVDTAITNKKYVTGVDVSQVDMCYPAIIQSGGNYSLKFSAVSDKNTTLHFGVIICSLGARYKSYCSNIVRTLLVNPTKTIEENYNFLLQLEEEILKKLVAGTKISEVYEAGIKFVKDEKPEMLNHLTKNFGFAMGIEFKESSLLLGPKIHAVIKKGMVFNVNVGLANLANPDATDKEGKMYALFIGDTVIANEGQPATNLTPSKKKVKNIGIYVKDDEDEEEEGSGKENEPKPEILGRGKRTAVIESKLRTEHSSEEKRKQHQKELAQQLNEIAKARLAQQSGGKEQEKIRKSTVSYKSLSHMPREPEVKELKLYVDKKYETVILPIAGIPVPFHISTIKNISQSVEGDYTYLRINFFHPGATMGRNEGGSYPQPDATFVKEVTYRSTNTKEPGEISAPSSNLNTAFRLIKEVQKKFKNREAEEREKEDLVKQDTLILSQNKGNPKLKDLYIRPNIVTKRMTGGLEAHTNGFRYTSVRGDKVDILYNNIKNAFFQPCDGEMIILLHFHLKHAIMFGKKKHVDVQFYTEVGEITTDLGKHQHMHDRDDLAAEQSERELRHKLKTAFRSFCEKVEGMTKQEIEFDTPFRDLGFPGAPYRSTVLLQPTSGCLVNLTEWPPFVITLEDVELVHFERVQFHLKNFDMIFVFKDYHRKVAMVNAIPMNMLDHVKEWLNSCDIRYSEGVQSLNWTKIMKTITDDPEGFFDSGGWTFLDPESDAENEEVEDEEEEEDDAYEPSDMESEEESDDDSEYSEASEDSDSDEEASLGSSEESGKDWSDLEREAAEEDKERGDDRYREDYSSKKKKAHRRQSPPSKDRHNSKHKSSTNSKSKSSSSSKRSPDKHRTDRSRSGGSHKKGSPSKSSKHSPKKSDKHDKHEKSKHSSSHSSSSSKKRAREQSSERSDRVSKKSKK; this is encoded by the exons ATGGCGAACGTGTCCCTCGATAAGGATATGTTTTTTCGGCGCATGAAGCGCCTGTACGTCGCGTGGAAG GATGGCGAAGTCGGCACTGATGACAGTTTCAATAAAATGGATTGTCTCGTTTCTGCCGTTGGTACTGATGAGGATATTGTATACAGCAAGTCTATAGCATTACAG ACATGGCTGCTCAGTTATGAACTCACAGATACTATAATGTTGTTGGCAGAAGAATCTATTAATTTCTTGgcaagtaaaaagaaaattgaatttctGAGAAAAGTAGAGAATCAGAATACTGAAGAAACAGGAGTACCACCTGTGAAATTATTTGTCAGAGACAGG AGTGATGAAGACAAggcaaattttgcaaaactcATTGAGGTGATGAAGCAAAGCAAAAAGGGCAAAACTTTGGGAGTATtttcgaaagaaaattatccaGGTGCTTTTATGGATGCATGGCGAGCCGCTTTGAAGAGTGAATCCTTCGATACG GTCGACGTGAGTGCCGCAGCTGCTTATGTCATGTGCCCAAAAGAAGACAGCGAGATAATTACTATAAAGAAAGCTTGTCTGATATCTGTGGATGTTTTCACAAAGTATCTTAAAGATCAGATAATGGAAATCATAGACTCGGACAAG aaaGTTAAACATTCGAAACTGGCTGAAGGTGTAGATACAGCtatcacaaataaaaagtatgttaCTGGAGTAGATGTTTCGCAAGTAGATATGTGTTACCCTGCAATTATACAAAGTGGTGGAAATTATTCGCTTAAATTTAGTGCTGTTAGTGACAAAAATACTACTCTTCACTTTGGTGTTATTATTTGTTCATTGGGAGCACGTTATAAATCTTATTGTTCTAATATAGTGAGGACTCTGTTAGTTAATCCTACAAAAACAATTGAG gaaaattataactttttgttaCAATTGGAAGAGGagattttgaaaaagttaGTTGCAGGAACTAAGATAAGCGAGGTATACGAGGCTGGTATTAAATTTGTGAAAGATGAGAAACCAGAAATGTTAAAtcatttaactaaaaattttggATTTGCTATGGGTATTGAATTCAAAGAGAGCTCTTTGTTGTTGGGTCCGAAAATTCATGCTGTAATTAAGAAAGGCATggtatttaatgttaatgtcGGTCTTGCAAATCTTGCCAATCCAGATGCAACAGACAAAGAAGGGAAAATGTACGCTCTTTTCATAGGCGATACAGTTATAGCGAATGAAGGACAACCCGCTACTAATTTAACACCATCGAAAAAGAAGGTAAAAAATATAGGAATATATGTGAAAGACGATGAAgatgaggaggaggagggaagTGGAAAGGAAAACGAACCAAAGCCAGAAATCCTGGGACGTGGAAAAAGGACAGCGGTGATAGAGTCTAAATTGAGGACGGAACATAGTTCAGAGGAGAAAAGAAAGCAACATCAAAAGGAATTAGCTCAACAGCTGAATGAAATTGCTAAGGCTCGATTGGCCCAGCAATCTGGCGGTAAGGAACAAGAGAAGATACGCAAATCAACGGTATCTTACAAAAGCCTGAGTCATATGCCACGCGAGCCGGAAGTTAAAGAGTTAAAGTTGTATGTGGATAAGAAATATGAAACTGTGATTTTACCTATTGCTGGTATTCCAGTACCTTTCCACATATCGACAATTAAGAACATTTCACAGTCGGTAGAAGGAGATTATACGTATCTTAGAATAAACTTCTTCCACCCTGGCGCGACTATGGGACGGAACGAAGGTGGATCTTATCCTCAGCCCGATGCAACGTTCGTCAAAGAAGTAACATATCGAAGCACAAATACCAAAGAGCCTGGTGAAATCTCCGCACCGTCGTCAAACTTAAATACGGCCTTCAGACTTATTAAAGAAGTCCAAAAGAAGTTCAAAAATCGAGAAgcggaagaaagagaaaaggaggaTCTTGTAAAACAGGACACCTTAATATTATCACAGAATAAAGGCAATCCAAAGttgaaagatttatatatcCGACCGAATATTGTCACAAAAAGAATGACCGGTGGATTAGAAGCACATACAAATGGATTCCGTTATACTTCAGTCCGTGGCGATAAAGTAGACattctttataataacattaagaACGCTTTCTTCCAGCCATGTGATGGTGAAATGATCATACTGTtgcattttcatttaaaa cATGCTATTATGTTTGGTAAAAAGAAACACGTAGACGTACAGTTTTACACCGAAGTTGGAGAAATTACAACAGATTTAGGTAAACATCAGCATATGCATGACCGCGACGATCTTGCAGCTGAACAGTCGGAACGAGAACTGAGACATAAGTTAAAAACTGCTTTTAGAAGCTTTTGTGAAAAG GTTGAAGGAATGACAAAGCAAGAAATAGAATTTGATACACCATTTCGGGACTTGGGATTCCCTGGTGCACCATACAGGAGTACTGTCTTACTTCAACCAACTAGTGGATGTTTGGTTAATCTTACAGAATGG cCTCCATTTGTTATAACCTTGGAAGATGTTGAATTGGTTCATTTTGAAAGAGTACAATTCCACTTAAAGAATTTTGACatgatttttgttttcaaagaTTATCATAGAAAGGTAGCGATGGTAAATGCCATTCCTATGAATATGCTAGATCATGTTAAGGAATGGTTAAA ttcGTGCGACATTCGATATTCGGAAGGTGTTCAGTCTTTGAATTGGACGAAGATTATGAAGACTATAACAGACGATCCTGAAGGATTCTTTGATAGCGGCGGATGGACGTTCTTGGATCCAGAAAGTGATGCTGAAAATGAAGAAGTTGAAgatgaagaagaggaagaagatgaTGCATATGAG ccaTCTGATATGGAAAGCGAGGAAGAATCTGATGATGATTCCGAATATTCTGAAGCTTCTGAAGATTCTGATAGTGATG aGGAAGCTTCATTAGGTAGTTCTGAGGAATCGGGAAAAGATTGGTCAGATTTGGAAAGGGAAGCGGCCGAGGAGGACAAAGAAAGGGGAGATGATCGTTACCGTGAAGATTACAGTTCCAAAAAGAAGAAAGCACATCGAAGACAATCTCCTCCTTCAAAAGACag GCATAATTCTAAGCACAAGAGTTCTACGAATTCGAAGAGTAAAAGTTCATCCAGCAGTAAACGATCACCAGACAAACACAG AACGGATCGATCACGGAGTGGGGGCTCACACAAGAAGGGGTCTCCTTCCAAATCATCCAAACACAG TCCCAAGAAAAGTGATAAACACGATAAGCATGAGAAAAGTAAGCATTCTTCATCGCATTCTTCGTCCAGCAGTAAAAAACGCGCTCGTGAACAGAGTTCCGAAAGAAGCGACAGAGTATCTAAGAAATCTaa GAAGTAA
- the LOC105828828 gene encoding FACT complex subunit spt16 isoform X2 — protein sequence MANVSLDKDMFFRRMKRLYVAWKDGEVGTDDSFNKMDCLVSAVGTDEDIVYSKSIALQTWLLSYELTDTIMLLAEESINFLASKKKIEFLRKVENQNTEETGVPPVKLFVRDRSDEDKANFAKLIEVMKQSKKGKTLGVFSKENYPGAFMDAWRAALKSESFDTVDVSAAAAYVMCPKEDSEIITIKKACLISVDVFTKYLKDQIMEIIDSDKKVKHSKLAEGVDTAITNKKYVTGVDVSQVDMCYPAIIQSGGNYSLKFSAVSDKNTTLHFGVIICSLGARYKSYCSNIVRTLLVNPTKTIEENYNFLLQLEEEILKKLVAGTKISEVYEAGIKFVKDEKPEMLNHLTKNFGFAMGIEFKESSLLLGPKIHAVIKKGMVFNVNVGLANLANPDATDKEGKMYALFIGDTVIANEGQPATNLTPSKKKVKNIGIYVKDDEDEEEEGSGKENEPKPEILGRGKRTAVIESKLRTEHSSEEKRKQHQKELAQQLNEIAKARLAQQSGGKEQEKIRKSTVSYKSLSHMPREPEVKELKLYVDKKYETVILPIAGIPVPFHISTIKNISQSVEGDYTYLRINFFHPGATMGRNEGGSYPQPDATFVKEVTYRSTNTKEPGEISAPSSNLNTAFRLIKEVQKKFKNREAEEREKEDLVKQDTLILSQNKGNPKLKDLYIRPNIVTKRMTGGLEAHTNGFRYTSVRGDKVDILYNNIKNAFFQPCDGEMIILLHFHLKHAIMFGKKKHVDVQFYTEVGEITTDLGKHQHMHDRDDLAAEQSERELRHKLKTAFRSFCEKVEGMTKQEIEFDTPFRDLGFPGAPYRSTVLLQPTSGCLVNLTEWPPFVITLEDVELVHFERVQFHLKNFDMIFVFKDYHRKVAMVNAIPMNMLDHVKEWLNSCDIRYSEGVQSLNWTKIMKTITDDPEGFFDSGGWTFLDPESDAENEEVEDEEEEEDDAYEPSDMESEEESDDDSEYSEASEDSDSDEEASLGSSEESGKDWSDLEREAAEEDKERGDDRYREDYSSKKKKAHRRQSPPSKDRHNSKHKSSTNSKSKSSSSSKRSPDKHSPKKSDKHDKHEKSKHSSSHSSSSSKKRAREQSSERSDRVSKKSKK from the exons ATGGCGAACGTGTCCCTCGATAAGGATATGTTTTTTCGGCGCATGAAGCGCCTGTACGTCGCGTGGAAG GATGGCGAAGTCGGCACTGATGACAGTTTCAATAAAATGGATTGTCTCGTTTCTGCCGTTGGTACTGATGAGGATATTGTATACAGCAAGTCTATAGCATTACAG ACATGGCTGCTCAGTTATGAACTCACAGATACTATAATGTTGTTGGCAGAAGAATCTATTAATTTCTTGgcaagtaaaaagaaaattgaatttctGAGAAAAGTAGAGAATCAGAATACTGAAGAAACAGGAGTACCACCTGTGAAATTATTTGTCAGAGACAGG AGTGATGAAGACAAggcaaattttgcaaaactcATTGAGGTGATGAAGCAAAGCAAAAAGGGCAAAACTTTGGGAGTATtttcgaaagaaaattatccaGGTGCTTTTATGGATGCATGGCGAGCCGCTTTGAAGAGTGAATCCTTCGATACG GTCGACGTGAGTGCCGCAGCTGCTTATGTCATGTGCCCAAAAGAAGACAGCGAGATAATTACTATAAAGAAAGCTTGTCTGATATCTGTGGATGTTTTCACAAAGTATCTTAAAGATCAGATAATGGAAATCATAGACTCGGACAAG aaaGTTAAACATTCGAAACTGGCTGAAGGTGTAGATACAGCtatcacaaataaaaagtatgttaCTGGAGTAGATGTTTCGCAAGTAGATATGTGTTACCCTGCAATTATACAAAGTGGTGGAAATTATTCGCTTAAATTTAGTGCTGTTAGTGACAAAAATACTACTCTTCACTTTGGTGTTATTATTTGTTCATTGGGAGCACGTTATAAATCTTATTGTTCTAATATAGTGAGGACTCTGTTAGTTAATCCTACAAAAACAATTGAG gaaaattataactttttgttaCAATTGGAAGAGGagattttgaaaaagttaGTTGCAGGAACTAAGATAAGCGAGGTATACGAGGCTGGTATTAAATTTGTGAAAGATGAGAAACCAGAAATGTTAAAtcatttaactaaaaattttggATTTGCTATGGGTATTGAATTCAAAGAGAGCTCTTTGTTGTTGGGTCCGAAAATTCATGCTGTAATTAAGAAAGGCATggtatttaatgttaatgtcGGTCTTGCAAATCTTGCCAATCCAGATGCAACAGACAAAGAAGGGAAAATGTACGCTCTTTTCATAGGCGATACAGTTATAGCGAATGAAGGACAACCCGCTACTAATTTAACACCATCGAAAAAGAAGGTAAAAAATATAGGAATATATGTGAAAGACGATGAAgatgaggaggaggagggaagTGGAAAGGAAAACGAACCAAAGCCAGAAATCCTGGGACGTGGAAAAAGGACAGCGGTGATAGAGTCTAAATTGAGGACGGAACATAGTTCAGAGGAGAAAAGAAAGCAACATCAAAAGGAATTAGCTCAACAGCTGAATGAAATTGCTAAGGCTCGATTGGCCCAGCAATCTGGCGGTAAGGAACAAGAGAAGATACGCAAATCAACGGTATCTTACAAAAGCCTGAGTCATATGCCACGCGAGCCGGAAGTTAAAGAGTTAAAGTTGTATGTGGATAAGAAATATGAAACTGTGATTTTACCTATTGCTGGTATTCCAGTACCTTTCCACATATCGACAATTAAGAACATTTCACAGTCGGTAGAAGGAGATTATACGTATCTTAGAATAAACTTCTTCCACCCTGGCGCGACTATGGGACGGAACGAAGGTGGATCTTATCCTCAGCCCGATGCAACGTTCGTCAAAGAAGTAACATATCGAAGCACAAATACCAAAGAGCCTGGTGAAATCTCCGCACCGTCGTCAAACTTAAATACGGCCTTCAGACTTATTAAAGAAGTCCAAAAGAAGTTCAAAAATCGAGAAgcggaagaaagagaaaaggaggaTCTTGTAAAACAGGACACCTTAATATTATCACAGAATAAAGGCAATCCAAAGttgaaagatttatatatcCGACCGAATATTGTCACAAAAAGAATGACCGGTGGATTAGAAGCACATACAAATGGATTCCGTTATACTTCAGTCCGTGGCGATAAAGTAGACattctttataataacattaagaACGCTTTCTTCCAGCCATGTGATGGTGAAATGATCATACTGTtgcattttcatttaaaa cATGCTATTATGTTTGGTAAAAAGAAACACGTAGACGTACAGTTTTACACCGAAGTTGGAGAAATTACAACAGATTTAGGTAAACATCAGCATATGCATGACCGCGACGATCTTGCAGCTGAACAGTCGGAACGAGAACTGAGACATAAGTTAAAAACTGCTTTTAGAAGCTTTTGTGAAAAG GTTGAAGGAATGACAAAGCAAGAAATAGAATTTGATACACCATTTCGGGACTTGGGATTCCCTGGTGCACCATACAGGAGTACTGTCTTACTTCAACCAACTAGTGGATGTTTGGTTAATCTTACAGAATGG cCTCCATTTGTTATAACCTTGGAAGATGTTGAATTGGTTCATTTTGAAAGAGTACAATTCCACTTAAAGAATTTTGACatgatttttgttttcaaagaTTATCATAGAAAGGTAGCGATGGTAAATGCCATTCCTATGAATATGCTAGATCATGTTAAGGAATGGTTAAA ttcGTGCGACATTCGATATTCGGAAGGTGTTCAGTCTTTGAATTGGACGAAGATTATGAAGACTATAACAGACGATCCTGAAGGATTCTTTGATAGCGGCGGATGGACGTTCTTGGATCCAGAAAGTGATGCTGAAAATGAAGAAGTTGAAgatgaagaagaggaagaagatgaTGCATATGAG ccaTCTGATATGGAAAGCGAGGAAGAATCTGATGATGATTCCGAATATTCTGAAGCTTCTGAAGATTCTGATAGTGATG aGGAAGCTTCATTAGGTAGTTCTGAGGAATCGGGAAAAGATTGGTCAGATTTGGAAAGGGAAGCGGCCGAGGAGGACAAAGAAAGGGGAGATGATCGTTACCGTGAAGATTACAGTTCCAAAAAGAAGAAAGCACATCGAAGACAATCTCCTCCTTCAAAAGACag GCATAATTCTAAGCACAAGAGTTCTACGAATTCGAAGAGTAAAAGTTCATCCAGCAGTAAACGATCACCAGACAAACACAG TCCCAAGAAAAGTGATAAACACGATAAGCATGAGAAAAGTAAGCATTCTTCATCGCATTCTTCGTCCAGCAGTAAAAAACGCGCTCGTGAACAGAGTTCCGAAAGAAGCGACAGAGTATCTAAGAAATCTaa GAAGTAA
- the LOC105828830 gene encoding uncharacterized protein LOC105828830: MEFHTIVLATLLLAGVIAAYPQKDGQIFSNEAIRQAQNTYLIPKDATIQKVQEGIELAAYESIPGDQRINLFEILGDHVPPEVVNNLQTQIDQIGRN, translated from the coding sequence ATGGAATTTCACACTATAGTCCTGGCCACGTTACTTCTGGCCGGCGTGATTGCGGCGTATCCACAGAAAGATGGACAGATCTTCAGTAATGAGGCGATACGGCAAGCTCAGAATACTTACCTTATCCCGAAGGACGCAACTATACAAAAGGTCCAAGAGGGGATCGAATTGGCCGCTTACGAATCAATCCCTGGAGACCAGAGAATCAATCTCTTCGAAATCCTGGGCGATCACGTGCCACCCGAAGTGGTGAACAATCTTCAGACCCAGATTGATCAAATAGgtcgaaattaa